The following proteins are encoded in a genomic region of Streptococcus sp. 29892:
- a CDS encoding recombinase family protein — translation MSVKKIRVNRQKHRKRVCAYIRVSTTNGSQLDSLENQKQYFENLYSIRDDIDFIGVYHDRGISGSKDNRPNFQAMIEDCRRGKIDVIHTKSIARFARNTVTVLEISRELKAIGVDIFFEEQNIHTLSSEGEVMLSVLASIAEDELRSMSGNQRWAFQKKFQRGELVINTKRFLGYDLDENGELIINPEEALIVRQIFALYLEGYGTHRIAKLLNEKGVATVTGAKWHDSTIRQMLSNEKYNGSVLLQKYFHDGVNGPKKLNQGELEKYFIEDNHEAIISMEDWQTVQDKLSSRRWQKGRNKTYKFTGLLKCQHCGSTLKRQVSYKKKIVWCCSKYIKEGKVTCQGMRVPEVDISNWEITSPVTVIERDRNGEKYYSYTGQESADQCSSSGQEENQSSRILPSVHRPRRAAIKL, via the coding sequence ATGTCCGTAAAGAAGATTAGAGTCAATAGACAAAAACATAGGAAGAGGGTCTGTGCCTACATTCGAGTTTCGACGACTAATGGAAGTCAGTTAGATTCATTAGAAAATCAGAAGCAGTATTTTGAAAACCTGTATTCTATTAGAGACGATATTGATTTTATAGGTGTTTATCATGACAGAGGTATATCTGGTTCTAAGGATAATCGTCCAAATTTTCAAGCTATGATTGAAGATTGTCGTAGAGGTAAGATTGATGTTATTCATACCAAGTCAATTGCACGCTTTGCCAGAAATACGGTTACAGTTCTTGAAATTAGTCGTGAACTGAAGGCAATAGGAGTAGACATATTCTTTGAGGAGCAAAACATTCATACCCTTTCAAGTGAGGGGGAAGTGATGCTTTCGGTATTAGCTAGTATCGCAGAGGACGAGTTAAGGAGTATGAGTGGCAATCAACGTTGGGCATTTCAAAAGAAGTTCCAACGAGGTGAGCTAGTCATTAACACCAAGCGATTCTTAGGATACGATTTAGACGAGAATGGTGAATTGATTATCAATCCAGAAGAAGCTTTGATAGTCAGGCAAATATTTGCACTTTACCTTGAAGGGTATGGTACTCACCGTATTGCCAAGCTGTTAAATGAAAAGGGCGTTGCGACTGTTACAGGTGCTAAATGGCATGACAGCACAATCCGTCAAATGTTAAGCAATGAAAAATACAATGGTTCGGTCTTATTGCAGAAGTATTTTCACGATGGTGTGAATGGTCCTAAAAAATTGAATCAGGGTGAACTCGAAAAATATTTTATAGAGGATAATCATGAAGCTATTATTTCCATGGAGGATTGGCAAACAGTCCAGGACAAACTAAGCAGTAGAAGATGGCAAAAAGGTAGAAACAAAACCTATAAATTTACGGGGTTATTAAAGTGTCAGCATTGTGGTTCGACTTTAAAGAGACAAGTTTCTTACAAGAAAAAAATTGTTTGGTGCTGTTCCAAATACATAAAAGAAGGCAAAGTAACTTGTCAGGGGATGCGAGTGCCAGAAGTAGATATTTCAAATTGGGAGATAACCTCACCTGTTACAGTAATAGAAAGGGATAGAAATGGGGAAAAGTATTACAGTTATACCGGCCAAGAAAGTGCAGACCAGTGTTCTTCATCAGGACAGGAAGAAAATCAAAGTAGCCGCATATTGCCGAGTGTCCACCGACCAAGAAGAGCAGCTATCAAGTTATGA
- a CDS encoding LysM peptidoglycan-binding domain-containing protein, with protein sequence MGKHLVICGHGQGRTGYDPGAVNTKLGITEAGKVRELAKLMSKYSGQQIDFITEQNVYDYRSITSIGKGYDSITELHFNAFNGSAKGTEVLIQSSLEADKEDMAILSLLSRYFQNRGIKKVDWLYNANQAASRGYTYRLVEIAFIDNEHDMAIFETKKEDIAKGLVAAITGVEVKTIVPSPPNSIAGSSGTPTKPIYLVGDSLRVLPHATHYQTGQKIANWVKGRTYKILQVKNVHQSNSKRAYLLDGIKSWVLEQDVEGTTKGHSEQTYQAQKGDTYYGIARKFGLSVDALLAVNSLKKTDILRVGQTLKVNAVSRTTTAIPTSVASRVVASALSKVGQKVTVPSNPYGGQCVALVDKIVQELTDKNMSYTNAIDCLKKAKSNGFQVIYDAWGVNPKAGDFYVIQTDGLVYGHIGVCVTDSDGKSIDGVEQNIDGYSDHNRNGINDQLEIGGGGITRRVKRQWMADGSLYDSTGTVKLGKVVGWFRIS encoded by the coding sequence ATGGGAAAACATCTGGTCATTTGTGGTCATGGACAGGGGCGAACAGGCTATGATCCTGGAGCAGTGAATACCAAACTAGGCATCACAGAAGCAGGAAAGGTTCGAGAATTAGCCAAGTTAATGTCTAAGTACAGTGGACAACAGATTGATTTTATTACCGAACAAAATGTTTATGATTATCGGAGTATTACTAGTATTGGTAAGGGATACGACTCGATTACTGAATTGCACTTCAATGCCTTTAATGGTAGTGCTAAGGGTACAGAAGTCTTGATTCAATCTTCTTTAGAAGCAGACAAGGAAGATATGGCTATCCTATCTCTCCTTTCACGATACTTTCAAAATCGTGGCATTAAGAAGGTAGATTGGCTCTATAATGCCAACCAAGCAGCGAGTCGTGGATATACCTATCGTTTGGTGGAGATTGCCTTCATCGATAATGAACATGACATGGCGATTTTTGAAACCAAGAAAGAGGACATTGCGAAAGGTCTTGTGGCAGCAATAACAGGAGTTGAGGTCAAGACCATAGTTCCCTCGCCCCCCAATTCAATCGCTGGGAGTTCAGGAACTCCTACAAAACCAATCTATCTTGTTGGTGATAGTCTTAGGGTGTTGCCTCATGCGACTCATTATCAGACTGGTCAGAAAATCGCTAACTGGGTCAAGGGGCGAACCTACAAAATCCTCCAAGTAAAAAATGTTCACCAGTCCAACAGTAAGAGAGCTTATCTACTTGATGGAATCAAGTCATGGGTGCTTGAGCAGGATGTAGAAGGAACAACTAAAGGCCATAGTGAGCAGACCTATCAAGCACAGAAAGGGGATACGTATTATGGTATTGCTCGGAAGTTTGGTTTATCAGTAGATGCTCTTCTTGCGGTAAATAGCTTGAAGAAGACGGATATTTTAAGAGTTGGACAAACTCTAAAGGTCAACGCAGTTTCAAGGACAACAACCGCTATTCCAACCAGTGTTGCAAGTCGTGTGGTTGCGTCAGCTTTATCTAAGGTCGGTCAAAAGGTGACCGTTCCATCTAACCCTTATGGTGGACAGTGTGTTGCCTTGGTAGATAAGATTGTTCAAGAACTTACGGATAAGAATATGTCCTATACTAATGCCATTGATTGTTTGAAGAAAGCAAAATCAAATGGTTTCCAAGTCATCTACGATGCTTGGGGTGTGAATCCTAAAGCAGGTGATTTCTATGTCATTCAGACGGATGGTTTGGTATATGGTCACATTGGTGTCTGTGTAACGGATTCAGATGGAAAAAGTATAGATGGCGTGGAACAGAATATTGATGGATATTCTGACCATAATAGGAACGGAATCAATGACCAATTGGAAATTGGTGGCGGTGGTATCACTCGTCGTGTGAAACGTCAATGGATGGCGGATGGCTCACTTTACGATTCAACTGGAACAGTTAAACTGGGTAAAGTTGTAGGTTGGTTTAGAATTTCATAA